From a region of the Carassius auratus strain Wakin unplaced genomic scaffold, ASM336829v1 scaf_tig00217098, whole genome shotgun sequence genome:
- the LOC113099999 gene encoding nicotinamide riboside kinase 1-like — protein sequence MLRPLNTLFDQRYFLKLPYEICKERSSRVYVPYPDPPGYFDGYAWHLKNRKVIEETVNDIVFLDGTQKIETLLSTVLADVQEMLMVTQR from the exons ATGTTGAG GCCACTTAATACACTGTTTGACCAGAGGTACTTCCTGAAGCTCCCTTATGAGATATGTAAAGAGAGAAG CTCACGAGTCTATGTGCCATATCCGGATCCACCTGGTTACTTTGATGGATATGCCTGGCACTTGAAAAACAGAAAAGTGATAGAAGAAACTGTTAATGACATTg TGTTTCTGGATGGCACACAGAAGATCGAGACATTGCTCTCAACTGTTCTTGCAGACGTTCAGGAAATGCTTATGGTTACACAGAGATGA